The proteins below come from a single Acidovorax sp. NCPPB 4044 genomic window:
- a CDS encoding sensor histidine kinase: MSASYDASTDATSPAPLEAPTSRRAAQRARVGLNLFWRTFFLLALLLVGSILAWLQTLRALEFEPRTLQTAQQIASLVNLSRAALVHADAIARVSLIKTMADQEGVRILPREPSDRFDLVDDTALGARLTEELTERLGPGTIVASNVNGESGLWVGFTINGDPNWLLMDRSRLSTAGGKTWLIWLITAAALSLAGAAAIARLINRPLKQLSYAANRVRDGDFAASQLDEEVVTSEIREVNIGFNRMAQKLAKLEQDRAVMLAGISHDLRTPLARLRLETEMSVIDDVAREHMVADIVQLDATIDKFLDYARPDHVTLTPVNLHGVVSSCVYAVQDHRELQITMSVPEDLIVLADEVELARVISNLLENARRYGKTPESGTASVEIAAKGREKWVLVKVRDHGPGVPPDQLANLTKPFFRGNSARTAAAGAGLGLAIVDKTVQRMGGIFALANSGSGGLVAHIQLQRAAQLPAGKDPKQRLQRPQIKRQLPPSAKGNGGKPVKPARA, encoded by the coding sequence ATGAGCGCCTCCTACGACGCGTCCACCGACGCCACCAGCCCGGCCCCGCTCGAGGCGCCCACCAGCCGGCGTGCCGCGCAGCGCGCGCGCGTGGGGCTGAACCTTTTCTGGCGCACCTTCTTCCTGCTGGCGCTACTGCTGGTGGGCAGCATCCTCGCGTGGCTGCAGACGCTGCGCGCCCTCGAATTCGAACCCCGCACGCTGCAGACCGCGCAGCAGATCGCCTCGCTGGTCAACCTGAGCCGCGCCGCGCTGGTGCATGCCGACGCGATCGCGCGCGTGTCGCTCATCAAGACCATGGCCGACCAGGAAGGCGTGCGCATCCTCCCGCGCGAGCCCAGCGACCGCTTCGACCTGGTGGACGACACAGCGCTCGGCGCGCGCCTCACCGAGGAGCTGACCGAGCGCCTGGGCCCCGGCACCATCGTCGCGAGCAATGTGAACGGTGAAAGCGGCCTGTGGGTGGGCTTCACCATCAACGGCGACCCCAACTGGCTGCTGATGGACCGCTCGCGGCTCAGCACGGCCGGCGGCAAGACCTGGCTGATCTGGCTCATCACCGCCGCCGCCCTGTCGCTGGCCGGGGCCGCGGCGATCGCGCGGCTCATCAACCGGCCGCTGAAGCAGCTCTCCTATGCGGCCAACCGCGTGCGCGACGGCGATTTCGCGGCCAGCCAGCTCGACGAGGAAGTGGTGACCAGCGAGATCCGCGAGGTGAACATCGGCTTCAACCGCATGGCGCAGAAGCTCGCCAAGCTGGAGCAGGACCGCGCCGTGATGCTCGCGGGCATCTCGCACGACCTGCGCACCCCGCTCGCGCGGCTGCGGCTGGAAACCGAGATGAGCGTGATCGACGACGTGGCGCGCGAGCACATGGTGGCCGACATCGTGCAGCTCGACGCCACCATCGACAAGTTCCTCGACTACGCGCGCCCCGACCACGTGACCCTCACGCCGGTCAACCTGCACGGCGTGGTGTCGTCCTGCGTTTACGCGGTGCAGGACCACCGCGAACTGCAGATCACCATGAGCGTGCCCGAAGACCTCATCGTGCTGGCCGACGAGGTCGAACTCGCGCGCGTGATCTCCAACCTGCTGGAGAACGCCCGCCGCTATGGCAAGACGCCCGAGAGCGGCACCGCCTCGGTGGAGATCGCCGCCAAGGGGCGCGAGAAATGGGTGCTCGTGAAGGTGCGCGACCATGGCCCGGGCGTGCCGCCCGACCAGCTCGCCAACCTGACCAAGCCGTTCTTCCGCGGCAATTCGGCCCGCACGGCCGCCGCAGGGGCCGGCCTGGGCCTGGCGATCGTCGACAAGACGGTGCAGCGCATGGGCGGCATCTTCGCGCTGGCCAATTCGGGGTCGGGCGGGCTGGTGGCGCACATCCAGCTGCAGCGCGCCGCACAGCTGCCAGCCGGCAAGGACCCCAAGCAGCGCCTGCAGCGCCCGCAGATCAAGCGGCAGTTGCCCCCCAGCGCCAAGGGCAACGGGGGCAAGCCCGTCAAGCCGGCGCGGGCCTGA
- the ompR gene encoding osmolarity response regulator transcription factor OmpR, with amino-acid sequence MASTTNRTDKILVVDDDARIRDLLRRYLTQEGFEVMVAEDGKALNRILLRETVELIVLDLMMPGEDGLSICRRLRAANDRTPIIMLTAKGEDVDRIVGLEVGADDYLGKPFNPRELLARIHAVLRRRPPQEAPGAPSGDNEVVTFGPFTFDLGTRALQKNGEELPLTTGEFAMLKALVRHPRQPLSREKLALLARGREFEPFDRSLDVQVSRLRKLVEVDAAAPRYIQTVWGVGYVFVPDGAS; translated from the coding sequence ATGGCCTCTACAACCAACCGTACCGACAAGATTCTCGTGGTGGACGATGACGCACGCATCCGCGATCTGCTGCGGCGCTATCTCACCCAGGAAGGCTTCGAAGTCATGGTGGCGGAAGACGGCAAGGCCCTCAACCGCATCCTGCTGCGCGAGACGGTCGAATTGATCGTGCTGGATCTCATGATGCCCGGCGAAGACGGGCTCTCCATCTGCCGGCGCCTGCGCGCCGCCAATGACCGCACCCCCATCATCATGCTCACCGCCAAGGGCGAGGACGTGGACCGCATCGTCGGTCTGGAAGTGGGCGCGGACGACTACCTGGGCAAGCCCTTCAACCCGCGCGAACTGCTGGCCCGTATCCACGCGGTGCTGCGCCGCCGCCCGCCGCAGGAAGCGCCGGGCGCCCCCTCGGGCGACAACGAGGTCGTGACCTTCGGCCCCTTCACGTTCGACCTGGGCACGCGTGCCCTGCAGAAGAACGGCGAGGAGCTGCCGCTCACCACCGGTGAATTCGCCATGCTGAAGGCGCTGGTGCGCCACCCGCGCCAGCCGCTGTCGCGTGAAAAGCTGGCCCTGCTGGCGCGTGGCCGCGAGTTCGAGCCCTTCGACCGCAGCCTGGACGTGCAGGTGTCGCGCCTGCGCAAGCTGGTCGAGGTGGATGCCGCCGCGCCGCGCTATATCCAGACCGTGTGGGGCGTGGGCTATGTGTTCGTGCCGGACGGAGCGAGCTGA
- a CDS encoding SIMPL domain-containing protein (The SIMPL domain is named for its presence in mouse protein SIMPL (signalling molecule that associates with mouse pelle-like kinase). Bacterial member BP26, from Brucella, was shown to assemble into a channel-like structure, while YggE from E. coli has been associated with resistance to oxidative stress.) has protein sequence MKVITRLVATCAIAACAGTVFAQGTAPAPQNVLQLSATGSVDVQQDLLVLTLAATREGADAATVQAQLKQVLEAGLAEAKRAAQPEQLEVRTGPFGLYPRYGKDGKITAWQGRAELVLQGRDFARITSTAGRIQAMPISQVAFDLSKEAKARVEGEAQTRAIEDFKARASELAKGFGFSGYSLREVSVNSNEVMPGPRPRMMAMEAKASMSSADAPVPVEAGKAQVVVNVSGSVQLR, from the coding sequence ATGAAAGTCATCACCCGACTGGTTGCAACCTGTGCCATCGCCGCCTGCGCAGGCACCGTTTTTGCCCAGGGCACGGCTCCCGCGCCGCAGAACGTATTGCAGCTGTCCGCCACAGGTTCGGTGGATGTGCAGCAGGACCTGCTGGTGCTGACCCTGGCCGCCACGCGCGAGGGCGCCGACGCCGCCACGGTGCAGGCGCAGCTCAAACAGGTGCTGGAGGCTGGGCTGGCCGAGGCCAAGCGCGCGGCGCAGCCCGAGCAGCTGGAAGTGCGCACCGGCCCCTTCGGCCTCTACCCGCGCTACGGCAAGGACGGGAAGATCACGGCATGGCAGGGCCGGGCGGAGCTGGTGCTGCAGGGCCGCGACTTCGCGCGCATCACCTCGACGGCCGGCCGGATCCAGGCGATGCCCATCAGCCAGGTGGCGTTCGATCTGTCCAAGGAAGCCAAGGCCCGCGTCGAAGGCGAGGCCCAGACCCGGGCGATCGAGGACTTCAAGGCGCGCGCCTCCGAACTGGCGAAGGGCTTTGGCTTCTCCGGCTACTCGCTGCGGGAAGTCTCGGTCAACAGCAACGAAGTCATGCCCGGCCCGCGCCCGCGCATGATGGCCATGGAGGCGAAGGCCTCGATGTCGTCCGCCGACGCGCCGGTGCCGGTCGAGGCCGGCAAGGCGCAGGTGGTGGTCAACGTGTCGGGCTCGGTGCAACTGCGCTGA
- a CDS encoding 3-hydroxybutyrate dehydrogenase translates to MLLTGKTALVTGSTSGIGLGIAKALAREGANIVLNGFGDVDGPRAEVLAAGHAAGAQVAYHGADMGRAADIEDLMKYSASQFGQVDILVNNAGIQHVANVEDFPVEKWDAIIAINLSSAFHTSRLALPAMKAANWGRIINVASVHGLVGSAQKSAYVAAKHGIVGFTKVTALETAATGVTCNAICPGWVLTPLVQKQVDAKAAEHGLSNDDAKRLLLGEKEPSMQFTTPEELGELAVFFCSPAANNVRGVAWNMDGGWAAQ, encoded by the coding sequence ATGCTTCTCACTGGCAAGACTGCGCTCGTCACGGGCTCCACCAGCGGCATCGGGCTGGGCATCGCCAAGGCCCTGGCACGCGAAGGAGCCAACATCGTCCTGAACGGCTTCGGCGACGTCGACGGCCCCCGCGCCGAGGTGCTGGCCGCGGGCCACGCAGCGGGCGCGCAGGTGGCTTACCACGGCGCGGACATGGGCCGCGCGGCGGACATCGAAGACCTCATGAAGTACAGCGCCAGCCAGTTCGGCCAGGTGGACATCCTCGTGAACAACGCCGGCATCCAGCACGTCGCCAACGTCGAGGACTTTCCCGTGGAGAAGTGGGACGCCATCATCGCGATCAACCTGAGCAGCGCCTTCCACACCTCGCGCCTCGCCCTGCCCGCGATGAAGGCCGCCAACTGGGGCCGCATCATCAACGTGGCCTCGGTGCACGGGCTGGTGGGTTCGGCGCAGAAGTCCGCCTACGTAGCGGCCAAGCACGGCATCGTCGGCTTCACCAAGGTGACCGCGCTCGAAACCGCGGCGACGGGCGTGACCTGCAACGCGATCTGCCCCGGATGGGTGCTGACGCCGCTGGTGCAGAAGCAGGTGGATGCGAAGGCGGCCGAGCACGGCCTGTCGAACGACGACGCCAAGCGGCTCCTGCTGGGCGAGAAAGAGCCCTCGATGCAGTTCACCACGCCGGAGGAACTGGGCGAGCTGGCGGTGTTCTTCTGCTCCCCCGCGGCCAACAACGTGCGCGGTGTGGCCTGGAACATGGACGGCGGCTGGGCCGCGCAGTAA
- a CDS encoding alpha/beta fold hydrolase, with protein sequence MTEPTLNYVHCPGAAANPTAPSGGGESGHRMAYWEWNGTGDPAHPHVVVCVHGLTRQGRDFDVLARRLSRHARVVCPDVAGRGHSDWLADPACYQVPVYAGDMLALLHHLHAQAPLRTLDWVGTSMGGLIGMALCGQPDLPLPVPVRRLVLNDVGPALEWTALQRIGQYVGKVVRFGSAAAAVEALRVISAGFGPHTPQEWLALSEPMLRPLPDGACRLHYDPAIAEAFRSLTPEIARAADERLWQLYDHIRARTLVLRGADSDLLVPATVQAMAQRGPRARVVEWQGVGHAPTLVASGQVDVVEQFLFGEPAQDVAHTEAGSA encoded by the coding sequence ATGACTGAGCCTACGCTGAACTACGTACATTGCCCCGGTGCCGCGGCGAACCCGACGGCCCCTTCCGGAGGCGGCGAGAGCGGGCACCGCATGGCGTATTGGGAGTGGAACGGCACCGGCGACCCGGCCCACCCGCACGTGGTGGTCTGCGTGCACGGGCTCACGCGCCAGGGCCGCGACTTCGATGTGCTGGCCCGCAGGCTCTCGCGGCACGCGCGCGTGGTCTGCCCGGACGTGGCGGGCCGCGGGCACAGCGACTGGCTGGCCGATCCCGCCTGCTACCAGGTGCCCGTGTATGCGGGCGACATGCTCGCGCTGCTCCACCACCTGCACGCCCAGGCGCCGCTGCGCACCCTCGACTGGGTGGGCACCAGCATGGGAGGGCTCATCGGCATGGCCCTGTGCGGGCAGCCCGACCTGCCTCTGCCCGTGCCGGTGCGCCGGCTGGTCCTGAACGACGTGGGCCCGGCCCTGGAGTGGACGGCCCTTCAGCGCATCGGGCAGTACGTCGGGAAGGTGGTGCGCTTCGGCAGCGCCGCGGCGGCCGTTGAGGCGCTGCGGGTCATCTCCGCCGGGTTCGGCCCGCACACGCCGCAGGAATGGCTGGCGCTGTCCGAGCCCATGCTGCGCCCGCTGCCCGACGGCGCATGCCGCCTGCACTACGACCCCGCCATCGCGGAAGCCTTCCGCAGCCTCACGCCCGAGATCGCGCGCGCCGCGGACGAACGCCTGTGGCAGCTCTACGACCACATCCGCGCCCGCACGCTGGTCCTGCGCGGTGCCGACTCCGACCTGCTGGTGCCTGCCACGGTGCAGGCCATGGCACAGCGCGGCCCGCGCGCCCGCGTGGTCGAATGGCAGGGCGTGGGCCATGCGCCCACGCTGGTCGCTTCCGGACAGGTGGACGTGGTGGAGCAGTTCCTTTTCGGCGAGCCGGCGCAGGACGTGGCGCACACCGAAGCGGGAAGCGCATGA
- a CDS encoding RelA/SpoT family protein, translated as MKTVAAPQAHAFAGQEALPQLIAATSLALPEQAGALVRARAFAEPLLSSETLETGENTFAHAEAVAAILKAIGGSEAMQAASYLVHASSHLNKPEEVIAKAFGQNFATLAIETTKLMRVQQQAREAQLAGHAVDDPVTQTENVRKMLLAFSRDLRVVMLRLASRLQTLRFYAATKRPVSPAIAREALQVFAPLANRLGIWQMKWELEDLSFRFLEPDTYKQIARLLDEKRAEREVYMEQLRGRLESELRARSISASVQGRPKHIYSIVKKMRGKSLDFDQVFDIRALRVVVPSVKDCYAALSWVHEHFKPIDAEFDDYIAKPKPNGYQSLHTVVRDEAGKAIEIQIRTQAMHDHAEHGVAAHWAYKEAGTKGYGGVTASSEYDAKIAVLRQLLAWERDMAGAVQHRGLFEDRIYVLTPNAEVVELPQGATPVDFAYAVHTSLGHRCRGARVDGAMVPLNTALHNGQTVEISTVKEGRPSRDWLNAELGYLTSHRARAKVRAWFNAQATHETIARGREAVEKLLQREGKTAIRLEDLAVQLGFKTADALFEVVGKDEFSLRTIETLLRPPEPVLQPDDYLLLKKARTSEASPKGGVLVVGIDSLMTQLAKCCRPAPPDSIRGFVTRGKGVSVHRADCSNFREMAARNAERVIEVEWGGSQAGGQGGHGPAAAVYPVDVAVEAADRQGLLRDISEVFAREKTNVIGVQTQSVKGTAWMTFTVEVADSGRLNKVLGIVASVPGVRSARRR; from the coding sequence ATGAAGACCGTCGCAGCGCCCCAGGCGCACGCCTTTGCGGGACAGGAGGCACTGCCGCAACTGATCGCCGCCACCTCGTTGGCGCTGCCCGAGCAGGCGGGCGCCCTGGTGCGCGCGCGTGCCTTCGCGGAGCCGCTGCTGTCCAGCGAGACGCTGGAGACCGGCGAGAACACGTTCGCCCATGCCGAAGCCGTGGCGGCCATCCTGAAGGCCATCGGCGGATCGGAGGCCATGCAGGCCGCCAGCTACCTGGTGCATGCGTCCTCCCACCTCAACAAGCCCGAGGAAGTCATCGCCAAGGCCTTCGGGCAGAACTTCGCCACGCTGGCCATCGAGACCACCAAGCTCATGCGCGTGCAGCAGCAGGCGCGCGAGGCCCAGTTGGCCGGCCATGCGGTGGACGATCCGGTCACGCAGACCGAGAACGTGCGCAAGATGCTGCTGGCCTTCTCGCGCGACCTGCGCGTGGTCATGCTGCGCCTGGCCTCGCGGCTGCAGACACTGCGCTTCTATGCGGCCACCAAGCGGCCCGTCTCGCCCGCCATCGCGCGCGAGGCCTTGCAGGTCTTCGCGCCGCTCGCCAACCGCCTCGGCATCTGGCAGATGAAGTGGGAGCTGGAAGACCTGTCGTTCCGTTTCCTGGAGCCGGACACCTACAAGCAGATCGCGCGGCTGCTCGACGAGAAGCGCGCGGAGCGCGAGGTGTACATGGAGCAGCTGCGCGGCCGGCTCGAATCCGAGCTGCGTGCCCGCAGCATCAGCGCGAGCGTGCAGGGCCGGCCCAAGCACATCTACAGCATCGTCAAGAAGATGCGCGGCAAGTCGCTCGATTTCGACCAGGTGTTCGACATCCGCGCGCTGCGCGTGGTGGTGCCGTCGGTGAAGGACTGCTACGCGGCCCTGTCGTGGGTGCACGAGCACTTCAAGCCGATCGATGCCGAGTTCGACGACTACATCGCCAAGCCCAAGCCCAACGGCTACCAGTCGCTGCACACGGTGGTGCGCGACGAGGCCGGCAAGGCCATCGAGATCCAGATCCGCACCCAGGCCATGCACGACCATGCGGAGCACGGTGTCGCCGCGCACTGGGCCTACAAGGAAGCGGGCACCAAGGGCTATGGCGGCGTGACCGCGAGCAGCGAATACGATGCCAAGATCGCCGTGCTGCGGCAACTGCTGGCCTGGGAGCGGGACATGGCCGGCGCGGTGCAGCACCGCGGATTGTTCGAGGACCGCATCTACGTGCTCACGCCGAACGCCGAGGTCGTGGAATTGCCCCAGGGCGCCACGCCGGTGGATTTCGCGTATGCCGTGCACACCAGCCTGGGCCACCGCTGCCGCGGCGCGCGGGTCGATGGTGCGATGGTTCCGCTCAACACCGCCCTGCACAACGGGCAGACGGTCGAGATCAGCACGGTGAAGGAAGGCCGTCCGTCCCGGGACTGGCTCAATGCCGAACTGGGTTACCTCACCAGCCACCGCGCCCGCGCCAAAGTGCGCGCCTGGTTCAACGCGCAGGCCACGCACGAGACCATCGCGCGGGGCCGCGAGGCCGTCGAGAAGCTGCTGCAGCGGGAGGGCAAGACGGCCATCCGGCTCGAAGACCTGGCCGTCCAGCTCGGCTTCAAGACGGCCGACGCACTCTTCGAAGTGGTGGGCAAGGACGAGTTCTCGCTGCGCACCATCGAGACCCTCTTGCGGCCGCCCGAGCCGGTGCTGCAGCCCGACGACTATCTGCTGCTCAAGAAGGCGCGCACCTCGGAGGCATCGCCCAAGGGCGGCGTGCTGGTGGTGGGCATCGATTCCCTCATGACCCAGCTGGCCAAATGCTGCCGGCCCGCGCCGCCGGATTCGATCCGCGGCTTCGTCACGCGTGGCAAGGGCGTGAGCGTGCACCGTGCCGACTGCAGCAACTTCCGCGAAATGGCGGCCCGCAATGCCGAGCGCGTGATCGAAGTGGAGTGGGGCGGCAGCCAGGCGGGAGGGCAGGGCGGCCATGGACCGGCCGCCGCGGTCTATCCCGTCGACGTGGCCGTGGAGGCCGCGGACCGCCAGGGTCTGCTGCGCGATATTTCCGAAGTGTTTGCGCGTGAGAAAACGAACGTGATCGGCGTGCAGACCCAGTCCGTCAAGGGCACGGCGTGGATGACCTTCACGGTCGAAGTCGCGGATTCCGGCCGCCTCAACAAGGTGCTGGGCATCGTGGCCTCCGTGCCCGGCGTGCGTTCCGCACGAAGGCGATAG
- a CDS encoding dCTP deaminase domain-containing protein gives MQLLTYTELSDYVAKYKLLKGVKESNIRGCTVDLTVGAIYVPGSSPDKLGSITKPREEWSLAQGATVVIKTSEKFLLGGRHAAVVFPASSVSLKGLLMTNPGHVDPNFEGHLHVTVINMGLQPFSLKKGDRLLRTMVFELHRSTELNVSSAPMNEELLDRLSPDFMDMNKRVNDATMRAMDSNDRRNVLRQAAMPLVIAIVTAGLTVLAGYLSVKEKIDDRIGRLETVNKELNVAVRLEKLDEKLKQIGELTPPTPLAKQIEEMRDELTTLRKAALPKRP, from the coding sequence ATGCAATTGTTAACCTACACGGAGTTGAGCGATTATGTTGCTAAGTACAAACTTCTGAAGGGTGTGAAAGAGTCCAACATAAGGGGCTGCACTGTAGATCTGACCGTCGGTGCTATCTATGTACCTGGAAGCTCGCCTGACAAGCTTGGCTCGATCACCAAGCCCCGGGAGGAGTGGTCGTTGGCACAAGGAGCGACAGTCGTTATAAAGACCTCAGAGAAATTTCTGCTTGGCGGCCGGCATGCGGCAGTTGTTTTTCCAGCAAGCAGTGTTTCTTTGAAGGGTTTGTTGATGACGAATCCCGGGCATGTAGACCCGAATTTTGAAGGCCACCTCCATGTCACTGTGATCAACATGGGTCTCCAACCGTTTTCGCTGAAGAAGGGGGACAGGTTGCTGCGGACAATGGTATTTGAGCTCCACCGATCAACCGAACTGAACGTGAGCAGCGCCCCCATGAATGAAGAGCTTCTGGATCGACTGTCACCAGACTTCATGGACATGAACAAGCGAGTTAACGATGCGACGATGAGGGCAATGGACTCAAATGATCGCCGTAACGTCCTAAGGCAGGCTGCAATGCCTTTGGTGATCGCCATAGTGACCGCCGGATTAACAGTTCTCGCTGGTTATCTGTCGGTCAAGGAGAAAATCGATGATCGCATTGGACGTTTGGAGACTGTAAATAAGGAGTTGAACGTGGCGGTAAGGCTCGAGAAACTTGATGAAAAGTTGAAGCAAATTGGTGAATTGACGCCACCCACTCCGCTCGCTAAACAAATCGAAGAGATGCGGGATGAACTAACTACTTTGAGGAAGGCAGCGCTGCCAAAAAGACCATGA
- the thyX gene encoding FAD-dependent thymidylate synthase, translated as MKIYLIAAPSLTGGMQEFLASRHESWQRENEASDSELLVEAAGRICYMSFGERQFRKRNGDYIANIVAQGHESVLEHANFTLLADGLSRALSHQIVRHRPGFAYSQLSQQYHDDSNADLVEPAGLSDHPEAQRQWRVATAASRDAYRSLLAEANALGDGILNTKEKKRLLRSVARSVLPNATATSLMVTGNARAWRHVLAVRGAITGDLEMRSYCVEVLRVLSAAAPVLFFDFQIFEDNLGELVRHCDSRGHKCSV; from the coding sequence ATGAAGATTTACTTAATAGCGGCGCCTTCATTGACCGGCGGGATGCAAGAATTTCTAGCGTCTCGCCACGAGAGTTGGCAGCGCGAAAATGAAGCGTCGGACTCTGAATTATTGGTGGAAGCAGCAGGACGTATTTGCTACATGTCTTTCGGAGAACGGCAGTTCCGTAAGCGTAACGGTGACTATATCGCAAATATCGTGGCGCAAGGTCACGAAAGCGTACTCGAACATGCCAACTTCACTCTGCTTGCTGACGGCCTTTCGCGGGCATTGAGCCACCAAATTGTTAGGCATCGACCTGGGTTTGCGTATAGCCAGCTTTCACAACAGTATCACGATGACTCGAATGCTGATTTAGTCGAGCCTGCTGGGTTGAGTGATCATCCGGAGGCGCAACGCCAGTGGCGTGTCGCTACTGCGGCATCACGAGATGCTTACCGGTCGTTGTTGGCCGAAGCTAATGCTCTCGGCGACGGAATATTAAATACGAAAGAAAAAAAACGGTTGTTGCGATCGGTGGCTCGCAGTGTCCTGCCAAATGCGACTGCTACCTCACTTATGGTTACCGGTAATGCACGCGCTTGGCGGCACGTTCTCGCAGTACGCGGGGCTATTACTGGCGACCTAGAGATGCGTTCTTATTGCGTTGAAGTTTTGCGCGTTTTGTCGGCGGCAGCTCCTGTGCTTTTCTTCGACTTTCAGATCTTCGAGGACAATTTGGGTGAACTGGTCCGCCATTGTGACTCAAGGGGACACAAATGCTCGGTCTGA
- a CDS encoding ATP/GTP-binding protein encodes MLGLNTTERDLLSNAASCALHRPTRWCAITGAPGSGKTTLVELLARQGFPIAVDPGRVVLQQHLANGVEVGRSGPDYVRLQEEVLQYELGVIDVIDPEQRVFFDYGVAEALAFMKLAGLTWPKHFVDAAAALQFSKVFLLSPLKLDQPYDGVRVETERQRDQLWRLIGEVYGCLGMDVVKIKSATLRQRLDEVCAALD; translated from the coding sequence ATGCTCGGTCTGAATACAACGGAGCGGGATTTACTATCAAATGCCGCATCGTGTGCTCTTCATCGGCCGACAAGATGGTGCGCGATCACAGGAGCGCCGGGCAGCGGGAAGACCACGCTAGTGGAGCTATTGGCTAGACAGGGTTTTCCTATCGCGGTAGATCCTGGTCGGGTTGTTCTGCAGCAGCATTTGGCAAATGGTGTGGAAGTCGGCCGCTCTGGGCCTGATTACGTCAGGCTTCAAGAGGAGGTCCTCCAATACGAACTTGGAGTGATCGACGTCATTGATCCTGAGCAACGCGTATTTTTTGACTATGGGGTGGCGGAGGCGCTTGCATTCATGAAGCTAGCTGGTCTCACGTGGCCCAAGCACTTTGTCGATGCGGCTGCTGCGCTGCAGTTTTCAAAGGTGTTTCTTCTATCACCATTAAAGCTTGATCAGCCATACGATGGCGTTCGGGTTGAAACAGAACGCCAACGTGATCAATTGTGGAGGTTGATAGGAGAAGTTTATGGTTGTCTTGGAATGGATGTCGTAAAGATAAAGAGTGCAACGCTTAGGCAGCGTTTGGACGAGGTTTGTGCTGCGCTGGATTGA
- a CDS encoding JAB domain-containing protein, with protein MAHDLFSSLDSFVTASAADAALMVRDVAGDYRLADADEVLLAAQRLLAGRVRGADMLNSPVVVKDFLRARLSNLPHEVFAVVHLDSQLRVVDYVEMFRGTVAQTSVYPREVVKDALLKSTSAVLLVHNHPSGLGDPSRADEVLTQTLKAALQLVDVRVLDHLIVAGTTVFSFAERGLL; from the coding sequence ATGGCGCACGATCTGTTCTCTTCCCTTGATTCCTTCGTTACTGCTTCTGCTGCCGATGCGGCCCTGATGGTCCGCGACGTGGCGGGAGACTACCGTCTGGCCGATGCCGATGAAGTGCTGTTGGCGGCGCAGCGGCTATTGGCAGGCCGGGTGCGTGGGGCCGACATGCTGAACTCGCCGGTGGTGGTGAAGGACTTCCTGCGGGCTCGGTTGTCGAATCTGCCGCACGAGGTGTTCGCAGTGGTTCATCTAGACTCGCAGCTGCGGGTGGTCGACTACGTGGAGATGTTCCGTGGGACCGTAGCCCAGACGTCGGTGTATCCGCGGGAGGTGGTCAAGGATGCGCTGCTGAAGAGCACTTCGGCCGTCCTGCTGGTGCACAACCACCCTTCGGGCTTGGGGGACCCGTCGCGGGCCGATGAGGTCCTGACGCAGACGCTCAAGGCGGCGCTGCAACTGGTGGACGTCCGGGTGCTGGATCACCTGATCGTGGCCGGCACGACGGTGTTTAGCTTCGCGGAGCGCGGGCTGCTCTGA
- a CDS encoding protein-S-isoprenylcysteine O-methyltransferase yields MVVALVAYALRWRESGWGALVWLASFIAMFAIRTPHTIRNRANVIVGARKGLDERLLLLGMFAAMMALPLLHLATGIFAFADYELPAWATWTGALLQIPFLWLFWRSHADLGRNWSPGLEVRKDHQLITAGVYQRIRHPMYAAIWVAALTQPLLVHNWIGGALIIPAFAAMWFIRVPSEEAMMRA; encoded by the coding sequence ATGGTGGTTGCACTGGTGGCCTATGCCCTGCGCTGGCGCGAAAGCGGCTGGGGCGCCCTGGTCTGGCTGGCCTCGTTCATCGCCATGTTCGCGATCCGCACGCCGCACACGATCCGAAACCGCGCGAACGTGATCGTGGGCGCCCGCAAGGGACTGGACGAACGCCTGCTGCTGCTCGGCATGTTCGCCGCCATGATGGCCCTGCCGCTGCTGCACCTGGCCACCGGTATCTTCGCCTTCGCGGACTACGAGCTGCCCGCCTGGGCGACCTGGACGGGCGCCCTGCTCCAGATCCCGTTCCTGTGGCTGTTCTGGCGCAGCCACGCAGATCTCGGCCGCAACTGGAGCCCGGGCCTAGAAGTGCGCAAGGACCACCAGCTCATAACCGCAGGTGTCTACCAGCGCATCCGCCACCCCATGTACGCCGCGATCTGGGTCGCTGCGCTGACCCAGCCGCTGCTGGTCCACAACTGGATCGGCGGTGCGCTGATCATTCCCGCCTTCGCAGCCATGTGGTTCATCCGCGTGCCGAGCGAGGAAGCCATGATGCGTGCCTAG